GACCGCTCATGGAGTCCCGGATCCGCCGGGATGAAGGCGGCTCATCGCGTCGGCGACCAGCCGGTCGAGCCGGCCGGGATCTGGATCGAGGCGCGCCAGGGTGCGCAAGGCGAGAACGGTCGCGAGGAGGAGTTCCGCCTGCGCCGGAGGTTCGATCCCGGCGGGCAGGCGCCCCTGGTCCCGTGCGTGTTCAAGCCGATCGCGAAAGAATGCTTCCAGCTGGCTCAGCCGGGCATGGACCTGAGCGCGGGCCTCAGCCGAAATCGGTCCGCCATCCATCGCGCTGTTGACCAGCAGGCACCCCATCCGATGCGGGTCCTGCGCCGAAACATGGCTCAGATTCGCGAGAAGCCCGGCGATCGCCGCGATCGGATCGTCTTCGGCGGCAAACCGTTCAAGAAGCGGCACCATCATGTCATCGGCATAACGGTCGATAGCGGCGCGGAACAGGCCGTTCTTGTCGCCATACCGATGATAAAGCGCAGCGGCACTGAGCCCCGTGGCCTCTGTCAGGTCGCGCAACGAAGCCCCGGCATAGCCCTTGCCGAGAAAGATCGGAATGGCCCGATCGAGCAGGTCTTCGTTTGTCAGACTGCGTGGGCGCGGCATCGGGCAGCTGTACTGGTTTGAATCATCGTCCACCATGATATAATGTAACGTTTGCTACAAAACAACGTGTCTCGGGACCGCACTAGAAGCCAGCCAACATGATGACTCAACCGCATCTCGTCTACTTTGCAGACCCTATGTGCTCCTGGTGCTGGGGTTTCGCGCCGGTGATCAACGCCATCCGCGGGAGGTATGGCGAACGCCTGCCGGTTCGTCTGATCGTTGGCGGGCTGCGGCCCGGCACGACCGAGCCGATGGACGAGGCCGCCAAGGCCCGCACCCGCGGGCATTGGGAGCATGTGCGGAA
This genomic interval from Acidiphilium multivorum AIU301 contains the following:
- a CDS encoding TetR/AcrR family transcriptional regulator yields the protein MPRPRSLTNEDLLDRAIPIFLGKGYAGASLRDLTEATGLSAAALYHRYGDKNGLFRAAIDRYADDMMVPLLERFAAEDDPIAAIAGLLANLSHVSAQDPHRMGCLLVNSAMDGGPISAEARAQVHARLSQLEAFFRDRLEHARDQGRLPAGIEPPAQAELLLATVLALRTLARLDPDPGRLDRLVADAMSRLHPGGSGTP